GGTTTTTAAACTCTTAAAAGTGCTTTTCAAACGGCTGCCAGAGGCTTGGGGTGTGTGCTCTTTAAATGGGTGTTCAAAATGTGTTCAGGCTATAATAGTAAAAACATAATGGAGGTTTTATTGAGGTGTGATCAGGGTGGGGTAAAACATTAATACATTTCACATATATCATGGTAACagtataaaatgtgtttgatttATGTTATCTGGCAAACCCAATGTTGGCTTTTGAGGACATTGACCTGCATGACATTATTAATCAAAGTGTAGTCATGTTTTATGGAGCAGCAGTTAATgtgtacagaaaaaaagagaaatggagaGATGGAAGGTCTATGAGACATTGAGGTCGACAAACTCCCACTGATGAGAGTGAATGGGAGGTGTTAATGTTGGGATTTACTAAAGCAGCATAAAATCAGCCAAATAGTGAGGGAAATAAAAAGCAGGCTGGCCAAGGAAAAATGTAATCATTGCAAGGCTGAGGGAGGAACACTCATGAATAATTTTGCTGCGCACCATATTTAACTGACAGAATATTCAGTGGAGCTGATCAATCCTTAACCATGCAGTTTTAGCTTTCTGTttgaccaaaaaataaaatgtttgtggtttctctctttctgtcccaGATTCTGATCGGGGAAGTGACCAGTTTCTTCGTGAAGACAGAGGGAGCTCAGGAGAAGACCATAGTGACTGCTGACTGCTGTTATTTCAACCCTCTCCTCCGAAGGATCGTACGTTTTCTGGGTCAGTTATAGTCCTAAAGATCAGAGCTTTGACTAAATAGAGCCTCTGTACTCTGGGACCAAGGCTCATTTAGACTTACACCAGTGCTCCTCTATCTAAAGGCCAGAAAGAGCCCTTGTCCTTAGTTTAGGTCTCCTGTGGACTAATTTGCCCTCTCTTCTGTTCTGTTGATGTTCTGTGATCTTTTTCATCATCTCTGTATCTCTGTATTTATCTAAGTTATGAATCTTTTAAAGTGGTGGACTGTAGATGTGAAGCAAAAAAGCAAAGGGCTATGTCTGTCTGGACTTTCACTCCCACACAGTTGGCAGTCAGCGTAAGGATTTAATTCCCATTAAAGCGCCTGTTTCTGATTCCTACCAGTCTCACTTATTCAATTATTTTTAGCTTTCATACATAGACCCTCCCTTTTTCTCACTCCACCTCTCTTTTGTTACACAGGTGTGTACTCCTTCGGCCTCTTCACCACCACCATCTTTGCCAATGCAGGTCAAGTGGTGACAGGAAACCAGACACCTCACTTCCTGACTGCCTGCAGGCCAAACTACACTGCTCTGGGTTGCCAGTCTCCGCTGCAGTACATAGCAGAGCGCCGAGCCTGCACAGGAAACCCATACCTGGTGGCGTCCGCCCGCAAATCCTTCCCCTCCAAAGACGCAGCGCTCAGCTTTTATTCAGCCATCTACACAGTGGTAGGGAGCTTTTGTTGATGACTGACTGTTGTGTTGGTAAAACAAATACTGGACAGTGCCACTAGGCTTACTTTTGTTTTACTAAAATTTTACTAAAGTAGGTGAAAATACCTCAGAATAAACGTTTTGATAAAGACATAAAtcctttaaataataaaaccttttaaaagcttttatacGGTGGAACCAGGGAGtttattaatggtaataaaTCATTTACTTATcctttataaataaatcagttaaaGCTAGGGTACTTAGATTTATTTTGGTTTCATTGGGCagaaatcccataataaactttattagtATGTcgtaattcaagtggactgagatAACATCAGACTTCTGCACCTcgtcttggctctgttttcaggatTTAGAAAATCTAGCTCATGccaggagactttggccaatcacaggtcatttcagaaagAGGGCAGTCCTACTGGCTGTTCTATAAATGTAGATGTGAATGCATGTCCCTTCAGTTAAAGCCTGATTCAAAGACAGAGAATCCTGCAGAATAAGTtactattccagcattggcattGACTGCCCAtgctgcaaagcaacccaaaaaaaggaagacagacttatcgaaaagagagtctgacaataaatgcaatgaaacatgttttaataacAGTGAAgtatttcagagatggagagaaaatgttgctattagtttagccttctgctaagcAGAGCCAAAGGCTCAaagctgcagcttcaagttcacatttAGCAAACATTAACTAGAGCCTCAAGTCACAGCGTGTCCTCCGCCTTACTCCCGGAGTTCGAACAGCCCCGACGTCGCACCAGaaaagcaaactttctgttgctgccattacacaggttagaccgctgccgctggccaccagcctgctaTATGACATCAAGTGCTGGAGAGTGTTGCACTGGCCAAACTCAAGCTGACCAAAGATCTGTCTCTCAAGCTGCTGCCCACTTCCCTCCATGGGAAACAGTCCACAGGCCCAGAGGTTAAAATTCCACATGGACTCTGTCAAACTGGCTTCAAAACCCAGAGCTGTTCCTTTAGGCTTTCCCCTCTTGctttttccagatttctgcttaCCCCAGCATTAAGAGCCATTAGAAGAATATTTTTCAAAGCAGCATACAGCTAGTCTTCACTATACAGCCTGGCAGTCCAAAGGTTTTTCTTATAACTGATTTATTAAGCATCATTATTGAATAATTTATTTACCAGTAACAAAGCTAAAAGTTATTTATCAGTGTCTTATAAAGGTTGCAGTTGCCTCATTTGCAAGTAGTACTAGAGactctgacaaaaaaataaaaagaaagaaatatgaaATGAGGACAAAAATTAAATTCTTCCAAAAAGGAAGGAACCTATTAAGTGCTTTCTTATGACTGCCTGCTAATAACCTCACAGCTGGCTGATTTCTTATTAGTCCGTTTACGTAATACTGTTGAAAAGCTTACAAATACGTAGCCTGCAAATTCAATTTAATGTGGAGAAGAACAGTACAAAACTGAATTCAGACAACCTGTAGATGTAAATTATGGATGTAAGGCACTAAGACATAAAAAACTAAATTTCTggattaattatttattttttcaatcacTGCTGTGTAAATTCCAATACAAAGAATATATAAGTAAATTAGGTTAATTCCTATATATATTCTTGAACGTGATAATAGTTTAACACTTTAAATAATTTCAGAGGATTGCACATTTCCCACATACTGAAATTCACATCTGCTGTAACGCTTGATGTGCATACTGACTTTGACAGTTACATTTTTTCTCTGTGGTAGTCATCACCTGATCTTAATCCAAATTATCTCCTTTCCCAGGGTAACACATGTGCATGTGGGTCTCTGTCATTATATTGGtagaaacatttatttatgattaaagcACGGCTGCATTGAGCCTTTGTTCGTCTTTTTAATTACAGTGTGCCATGTTCCTGTCATTTTTAGAAACATTAAGCCAAGCATGGCAGTGTTAATGGTGCTCTCTCATCAAATCCTTCAGCTGCACTGAAATCACTGCAGAGTGCGTCCTCTTGTGGCTCATTCAAGCTCTTCAGCCTATTAAGATATTTAGGCTGCAGCAGTGTTCGAATGATCTCAGATGGATAACTGAAGACCTGGAGATTCAAAACcagctcacttttttttttatttttttttatttcaaatacatCTCTTTCCTCCAGATGTACGTGACCCTGGTGTTCAGGACCAAGGGGACCCGTCTGACCAAGCCCACCTTGTGCCTGGTGCTGTTGTCTCTGGCCGTGCTGGTGGGGGTGGTGAGAGTGACTGAGCACAGAAACCACTGGAATGATGTCCTGGCTGGGTTTGTCACCGGAGGGGCCATTGCTGCATTCTTGGTGAGAAGGAGAtgatgagggagggagggagatatGGGGAGGGAAAGGAGGGTGAAAAGATGAGATGGATGGAATTTCAGGGATCGAAAAaaggatggaggaggaagagatagTGGTAGATGGATGGAAAAGGGGTAAAGGAAAGGACACTGGATATTTAAGATAAATAACCATACAAATAattatgaatgaaaaaaaagacaaataaggTGCATTTGTGTATCGCATTAGCTAGCTCATCATCGCCCCTTTGCATTGCACTCATACCTCAGTTACCACTGATATCAGGACAGTGTGGCCAATTCTTTAATCAGCTTTGGCTAAATAAGTATAATAATAGGCAAGTTCCTGTGTGTTGCTTTTGTATGGCAGGATAGTATGATGAAGAGAGAAGGGAAGGATTGTATTAGAGAAGGAAGCAAAGAGAGAGCAGTGTTGGTGTGATGTGGGTGCAGTAGAGATGGTGGGAGGATGAACTGATGATTAAGGGAGGCTTGAGAGAGCCTTGTTGCCTGTGCAATGGagaactcacacacactttcacatcTATGAATTTGAATGGACTGATCTGAATCTTTATATAACACATTGAAATAGTGTCATTTGGTCTCGGGACCTCTTGGCCTGAATCAATTTTCTGAAAACACTCCTAGGGTCAGTGTTAATGTTAAAGATCAAAGCGCTCCCTGTGCTTCGCCCCTTTTTGTCCATGCCTCCGCCCATATGtcattctttctctctctttcttttatctctgtctctccctctcccactgtAAGCGTCCTCTTCAGTATCTGTTCCCAAGCGCACTCCAGGCATTTCACGCATCAGAAAATCGCCCATCTTCATGGTGCAGTGGAGCGAATCTCTGCCctcctttttcttttacctCTTCTCTATGCTCTCCATCAGGTGTCATGTGTGATCAACAATTTCCAGCAAACCCAGAGAGCGATGGCGATGGCGACTTCTCCACCTCCACAGCGCCCAGAGCCCCCAATTGGGCTTCCTCTCCTCAGTCTGCCCCGTGTGGAGAGTCCACTCGAAAAGTTAAGTGGCCTCCAGGTAAGGGTGGGGGAAAACAATttggaaaaacattgaaaaaatagttgttgtttttccctgAAAAGCACTTTTGGTGAGCAAATACTTATTAGTCATGTTAGCGGCATGGCTGCGGGAATGTCACTCCACCACTTTGGCCcaaagtgaaatatctcaacagctatcGGGCATTCTAGTTTCCCAGAAGATGAATCCTGCTGACTTttgtgatcccctgacttttgcCCTTGCACCACCGTGAAGTTGACATTTATAGTTTTGAGTTAAATAGAATATTTCaacagatacacacattcatgctccTCTCAGGATGATTTATAAGCTAATCAACTTTGGGGATTCTTTAACTTTTAATCTCGCGTCATTTTCCGGTCAGAATTTATATTTGCCCAATAGTGTTGTTTATGACTTAATAGCTGTAAAActacattcccatcagccttagCTGTTCTTCGTGTTAAGTTATAATAACAAATGTTACCATGCAAACATAATAagctaagatggtgaacatggtgcACATGAAAACCTACCAAGCACCAAcatgttagcaagctaatgttagcaaataaaggCACAGTCCAccctaaaatgaaaaatacatatttttcctcttacctgtagtgctctttatgagtctagattgttttggggTGAGATGCCAGATGTTGAGGATATTGACctcagagatgtctgccttctctccagtataatggaactagatggcactcggcttgtagTGCTCAAAGCTCCAAAAAATGCATGTGGAAAACTCAAAAGCAATGCCTCTTTCCAGacatcatgacccagttacaaaagataatccacagaccttgtcgtGAGCAGTTTAAtataggaactactttctttctaccaaactacttTCACTAACTGTATCACCatacagaaggaagcgtgcatctactcattgaCACGAAGCCTGTGACAGCATGGGACAGTGAGATATAACGATGGCATCCTTGGCTGAGccgtaatgttagctagcacagtggtgctaagtgagctagcagaTGCACGCTactttctgtgcagtgatacagttggtgggtgtagtttggtagaaaaaaaatagttcctacatgaaactgctcacaagagctgcagattatcttgagtaaccaggtcatgatttctggagagaggcAAGTTCCACTATAGAAGATGCGGAAGAAGGTGGACATCTCTAtgactgatatctccaacactcggcaactcgcGCCAAAATattctagactgataaatagcactacaggtgaaaGGTTTTTGATTATACAGTGAACTGTCCTTTAAGCTCAAAGCACCACAATGCCTACTGTAAATATAGCCTGACAACACTGCTTGCATGACTGCAGACCTTCAAtctagtttttaaatgtgtacGGGGCTATCTTTGACTGTTTTTTGTCCTCACTGATAACCTTGGTTCCTTCATTGTATTTGGATTTATGCTTCTTTCTGTCTGATATCTCTGTTGTGCACACTCTATCTCCAGACATCATCATTTTGCATTCTTGTCTCTTGCTGTCTCAGTCAAGTAAAGTTTATCTGCCTTATTCCCTTTGGGTTTTGACTTCCCAcatgttttgaaatgttttatgttCTTTACTTCCATCCCTCTCTATCTTTCCTAATGTTCTCCTTGTCCCCTTCCCTCCTGTTAGGCTCCAGGGCTACCGTATTCTGAGATCACATGACCATCAGCCAATCCCGTCCCCCGCCCCTCCCGATGTGCTCCTCCCCTCACGGCGTTGCCTCACCAGCGCAGTCTAGACCTGCCCACTGAATGCCCCCCACCCTGCCCTGCCCACCCCGCTGGACGACATCCTCTCAGACGAGTCAAATCCACGCAGGTCTGAAGCTCCACCAATCACAGGAGGCAGAACAGCGACACGTGCACACGgcaagcatggctgaaacctGTCATCCGCTAAGGACCAATAGGACATGGATACATGTCTCTCTGTCCTGTTCTGTCCTGTTCGTCCTCCAAGATGGCCTCCTTTTTCTTTCAGGTGTGAAAGAATCGCCAAAGCCAGAGCTGTTGAAGCAATACTGTGTCCTATTTCCTTGTCCTGTTTTCCACAAAGACCCAACAGTGACTCTAAAGACTGTTGGCTGGTGATGACTTGATAAAACACTTTGGTTTGGGGATCAAAGAAAATTCCAGTCACCGATGGATTGTCCTCAACAGACCATTTTGCAACACTCAGGACAATACAGTGGAAAAAAGGACAAGATTATAAACAGAGACCTTTATGTAATCAGGTACCGTCTAGTATTATGGtacagagtttttatttctgtcctcGAAACTAACAAGAGACGTGATCAAAGAGGAAAGCACCTTTGTAAATTATAGCACAGATGAACCAACCTGGTGTTCAGTAAACTGTGTtgtatcttatttgttttgGGGGATGTGGGTTTGATCTCTTGCTGTATATTGTGTGAAGTGACAGAGGAGAGATTTATACACGCTAGAGCTGTGCTTGTGATACCACATTTGTTTTGGGGGCATCAGTTAATTCATCCCTGAGGTGAACTAGATT
The window above is part of the Epinephelus moara isolate mb chromosome 5, YSFRI_EMoa_1.0, whole genome shotgun sequence genome. Proteins encoded here:
- the LOC126390840 gene encoding phospholipid phosphatase-related protein type 2-like isoform X2, encoding MINSQLSAQRRAVRSLPGDIGQQKTSTYIVPCFLFVEILIGEVTSFFVKTEGAQEKTIVTADCCYFNPLLRRIVRFLGVYSFGLFTTTIFANAGQVVTGNQTPHFLTACRPNYTALGCQSPLQYIAERRACTGNPYLVASARKSFPSKDAALSFYSAIYTVMYVTLVFRTKGTRLTKPTLCLVLLSLAVLVGVVRVTEHRNHWNDVLAGFVTGGAIAAFLVSCVINNFQQTQRAMAMATSPPPQRPEPPIGLPLLSLPRVESPLEKLQGYRILRSHDHQPIPSPAPPDVLLPSRRCLTSAV
- the LOC126390840 gene encoding phospholipid phosphatase-related protein type 5-like isoform X1, translated to MINSQLSAQRRAVRSLPGDIGQQKTSTYIVPCFLFVELVIMAGTVLLAYYFEYTDTFPVHIQGFFCFDKAYSKPYPGPEDNSKAPPVLVYSLVTAIPTVTILIGEVTSFFVKTEGAQEKTIVTADCCYFNPLLRRIVRFLGVYSFGLFTTTIFANAGQVVTGNQTPHFLTACRPNYTALGCQSPLQYIAERRACTGNPYLVASARKSFPSKDAALSFYSAIYTVMYVTLVFRTKGTRLTKPTLCLVLLSLAVLVGVVRVTEHRNHWNDVLAGFVTGGAIAAFLVSCVINNFQQTQRAMAMATSPPPQRPEPPIGLPLLSLPRVESPLEKLQGYRILRSHDHQPIPSPAPPDVLLPSRRCLTSAV